The following are encoded together in the Euzebyales bacterium genome:
- a CDS encoding calcium/sodium antiporter has product MAVAFGFLAGLALLVGGAELLVRGAGRLAIALGMSPLVVGLTVVAFATSAPELAVSVDSAVSGSADIALGNVVGSTIANVLLILGLSALVSPLVVRSQLVRFDVPVMIGAAVAVLLFALDGMIGRLDGALLAAGIGAYLVGVIVVSRRSDDSPAIGDTVDDTEPSTPRDLALVAVGLVGLVVGSDLLLDASVTVAERMGVSELVIGLTLVAVGTSLPEVATSLLAVVRGERDLAVGNAVGSNVFNLFAVLGVSGLVAPDGIGVAKGALDFDLPVMVAVTVACLPIFFTGSRIARREGALFLGYYVAYTAYLLLDAAEHDALEPFSAVMLWFVVPLTVLSVGATVVGAIRQRLLAR; this is encoded by the coding sequence ATGGCCGTCGCATTCGGGTTTCTCGCCGGACTCGCGCTGCTCGTGGGCGGCGCCGAGCTCCTGGTGCGCGGGGCGGGACGTCTCGCGATCGCGCTGGGCATGTCGCCCCTCGTGGTCGGGCTGACGGTGGTGGCGTTCGCCACCAGTGCGCCGGAGCTGGCGGTCAGCGTCGACTCCGCCGTCAGCGGCAGCGCCGACATCGCTCTCGGCAACGTCGTCGGATCGACCATCGCCAACGTGCTGCTGATCCTGGGGCTGTCGGCGCTCGTGTCACCGCTCGTCGTGCGGTCCCAGCTCGTCCGCTTCGACGTGCCCGTGATGATCGGCGCCGCGGTCGCGGTCCTGCTGTTCGCACTCGACGGCATGATCGGCCGACTCGACGGCGCGCTGCTCGCGGCCGGCATCGGCGCCTACCTCGTGGGCGTCATCGTCGTGTCCCGCCGATCCGACGACAGCCCGGCGATCGGGGACACCGTTGATGACACGGAACCGTCGACGCCCCGCGACCTGGCGCTGGTGGCCGTCGGCCTGGTGGGGCTGGTGGTCGGGTCGGACCTGCTGCTCGACGCGTCGGTCACCGTCGCCGAGCGCATGGGGGTGAGCGAGCTCGTGATCGGGCTCACCCTGGTGGCGGTCGGCACGTCGCTGCCGGAGGTCGCCACGTCGCTGCTGGCCGTCGTGCGGGGCGAGCGCGACCTTGCCGTCGGCAACGCGGTCGGATCCAACGTGTTCAACCTGTTCGCGGTGCTCGGCGTCTCCGGTCTGGTCGCCCCTGACGGCATCGGTGTCGCCAAAGGTGCGCTGGACTTCGACCTGCCCGTGATGGTGGCGGTGACCGTCGCGTGCCTGCCGATCTTCTTCACGGGCAGCCGCATCGCACGGCGCGAAGGTGCCCTGTTCCTCGGGTACTACGTCGCGTACACGGCGTACCTGCTGCTGGACGCCGCCGAGCACGACGCCCTCGAGCCGTTCTCCGCGGTGATGCTCTGGTTCGTCGTGCCGCTCACAGTGCTGTCGGTCGGCGCGACCGTGGTGGGTGCGATCCGCCAACGCCTCCTCGCCCGCTGA
- a CDS encoding arginine deiminase family protein produces MATRGASTVPYGTDAMIGHLEHVLVKTPGAGFAAGFDDPAYGFLHPVDLDLARRQHAALVGLLTRLGVTVHRLDAEASSPDLVYQFDPSVVTARGAVLLRSGKTTRRGEEDLQAAWFAAHGIPVVGRIEPPGTVDGGDVCRLRPDVVCVGRSLRTNQDGIDQLVALLDVPVHTFDVPYDAGEAGCLHLLSVISPIADRLAVVELPRLPSGLFRLLDGLGYTLLPVPAEEVGSLGGNVLVIRPRVVVLCEGNPRTAELLRRHGIEVHTFPGSEICWNGSGGPTCLTLPLRRC; encoded by the coding sequence ATGGCCACGCGGGGGGCGTCCACGGTGCCGTACGGCACCGACGCGATGATCGGGCACCTGGAGCACGTGCTGGTCAAGACGCCCGGCGCAGGGTTCGCGGCGGGGTTCGACGACCCGGCGTACGGCTTCCTGCACCCGGTCGACCTCGACCTCGCGCGGCGTCAGCACGCCGCGCTGGTCGGACTGCTGACCCGGCTCGGCGTGACCGTGCACCGGCTGGACGCCGAGGCGTCCAGTCCCGACCTCGTGTACCAGTTCGACCCGTCCGTCGTGACCGCCCGCGGCGCGGTCCTGCTGCGATCGGGCAAGACCACACGGCGCGGCGAGGAGGACCTGCAGGCGGCGTGGTTCGCCGCGCATGGCATCCCGGTCGTCGGTCGCATCGAACCACCCGGCACCGTCGACGGCGGCGACGTGTGCCGTCTGCGCCCCGATGTCGTCTGCGTCGGCCGGTCGCTGCGCACGAACCAGGACGGCATCGATCAGCTGGTCGCCCTGCTCGACGTGCCCGTCCACACGTTCGACGTCCCGTACGACGCCGGCGAGGCTGGCTGCCTGCACCTGTTGAGCGTGATCTCGCCGATCGCGGACCGGCTGGCCGTCGTCGAGCTGCCGCGGTTGCCGTCGGGCCTGTTCCGCCTGCTCGACGGGCTCGGCTACACGCTGCTGCCGGTGCCGGCCGAGGAGGTCGGCTCGCTCGGCGGCAACGTGCTCGTGATCCGGCCGCGCGTCGTCGTGCTGTGCGAGGGCAACCCGCGCACGGCCGAGCTGCTCCGCCGGCACGGGATCGAGGTCCACACCTTCCCGGGCAGCGAGATCTGCTGGAACGGCAGTGGCGGACCCACGTGCCTCACACTTCCGCTCCGGCGTTGCTGA